GTTATGGTGTCCCAGCAAGCCTTAGTGTAGCATCAGGGATAACAAGACTGAGATTGTGGTAAAGACGACTGACAAGGAGTCCAGCTGTGTTCCTGAACTGCCGATACTCCTCTGAACATTTGGCTCCATCACAGCAGGATcgtctaagaaaaaaaaaaaaaaaagggagggagagtcAGTATTGGATTTCATCATTCAGTCATGGTAAACACACCCAGTTGAGGTCTTCTCAGATGCATGACTGTTGCAACTATTTTGCATCTGTCTGGtatgtttttttacaaaacaatcCTCACCTGCTGGGAGCCGGTTAGAGGGGTTATGCactcctccagcagcaggaaACTTCACTTTTCCTCCATCCAAGCTTTTCCCTGTCTCCTCTGCCTTGGATTTGTCTAGATGGTTCTTTCCAGAGCCTTTATGCCCGACAACATCCACTCTCAGCCTCAGGCAATCCTCGCCATGGTGATGCATTGGCTTGGCTGGAAAAGAGTcagaaagagggaaagtttTAATATAAGAAAGCTTCTCAGGAGCGTGATAAGATTATATACTGCAATGAATATTGCTATTAAATACTTACAGATATAATAATAGCTCTCTCCCTGTTTGAACTCCTTGCCCAAGGTGAAGGGCGTGAAGCGCTGGAACTTCTCAGAGAATTTTTCAGGAGCATGGGGAGCAAAGGGCCGCGAGCACTCCCAACGGAGCTGGTCGAAGGAATGAGGTTTACACACCTCGTAGTCCTCCTTCTCCACCATGTACAGCACATAGCGCTCAGCTGCATGTGATGACACCTCGCCGTGGGCGTAATGGGGGCAGATGATGTCCAGATAGTCGTTGATACGCACTTCCACTGTGTACTCATCCCACAGGAAGCTGCAAGGACATAGGAAGAAAGAGGTGGTTACTGACAAATGTCCTACccttcagcattttttttttacaatatgaataaaaacatgaataatagAGGCTTTTAGCTGTCTGTTAGGATTTTGTACACGTGCTCAACACACACCCTGGAAACCTGGCTCATACAATGCATCCGTTAAGAATAATGAGGGCAGATCACACatagacacagaaaacaaacttaCTCACGCATGGGGCGCATTTATACACCGGTAAAGCTAGTAGGGCGTAAGCCAGGTAGCACGTGAGGGTGTTTTTTAGTAGACATGTTTCAGTGTGCTTGCACAAGCCCATCACTGTGACAGAATTAGAAAGAGCCTGATCAGGCTGGACTTGTTCACTTAGTTTTCAGACGAGAAAAACACACCTAGAATTTCATAAAGCCCTACCGCCATCCCACTAACAcaccttccttctctctttcctcgTTTCGCCTTCAGCAGATTCACTTCTCAACTGCTTACAAGTGGACAAGATTTTAAATGACAGCTCTCTCCCCATCCTTCTTTTCACCTTCTCTGTTGGTCCACTGCTTCCCTCTTTCTATCTGTTCAACTCAGTGACTCTTTCTGTCAAgtcttttttaaacagttttcacAAAGATTTCTCCACCTAGATGTTTGTCCATTAGTGTTGCAGCTACTGTTGAGATTTCTCACCCTAATTTGCAgcctctatctgtctctctttctctcaattTCTCTCTGATttcaaagacagagacagagtgggTGGAGACAGTCAGGCTGCcgctctccttctctcttttcatctttaCCCTTCATTTAGTTTTATGGCTCTTTTGAGCCGTCTTGTCTCCACTTTGCTCACTTCCCATGCTTGTTGTCCTAATGAAGTgcagagaaacagtgaaaaataagtACAAATCCTGTAAAGTCACTGCACATTTGTGGCAAAAATGTTCAGCATGAATATAAGTGGAGGGATTCAGGTAGTTGTGTGAAATTTCCACGTTTAGAGAACTTGGGGAAAAgaatttatgtgtaaaaaatgtgttCCTTTAAAGTTATGATGATCCAGGTGAGGCTGAAATATGCCGGTAACTGTGATGTgtgactgctgctgtcagatcaGCCAAGAGCCGGCAGGTGAAGAAAGATTGATAATTTGGGTATTACTCTGATTACAACCTCAGGGGGTAATAAGCTCTAATCCGTAAATTTGATCTGTGCTTAAACTGAGTGACGGCTTGTTGAtgcttgtgtttctgtgttgtgtgaGAGTGAAAGTGACAACAAAACAGCTCCTGTGTGTCTGCCATTGTTTATGTGAGTTGTAAGTGTGTGCCTCGGCATCAAAGTGTGGGACGTAGCGGCTCtgaccccccccctcctgtTGTTGTGGCTCCTGCCCCCTGGCCAAGTCACAGACACACTGGCTCCAAACGTGGGCCTCTAACCTCTCCTTCCTGcccctatgtgtgtgtgtgtgtgtgtatgtgtgtgtattggttAGCGCTAACCTACCTGTCAAAACATGCTTTGTTAGCTGAGCACAGCTCTACACTTGTTATTCAAGGCAAATAGGCTGATCTCCACCCTCCAATCAGCAAtcagtgctctctctctctctcaaaaaaaagGTTCTTTGTGAGTGTGTACACTCCTGTGCAGGTGTGGATGCCgcctttatttgtgtgtatatgtgtgtgtgtgtgtgtttgggagtgCAAGTGTGTCAGTGAAAGGGAAAGACACTAATTGGCTGAATAATCTCAACTCTCATTGtaacttgttttcttttgagtCAAACCAGTAATAACAGAGTTGGAGAAAACAAGATGTTTGGAGATCTTGGAGTGGTTCCCTCTGAAGTAAAGAATAGTTTGAAATTGTATAGGATACACCTTTTTTCCCACACTGTGTCCTTGTTAGTGGCCTGGCTGACCTCCGCATGAAAACACAAGCTTGTCAAAAgccaacaaaacagaaagattCTGTTGCTAATTTCATTCACGGCTCATAGTCGtgcttttaagaaaaaaaaaactctcctttTATCCTTCTCTTCACCTCCTCATTTCCCCCTCCTCCATTGCTGCTAATTAAAAGCTGTTAGGGGTCTGGGGCCAATGTGTTCTTTAGaaaaggaggggaggaggaatGAATGGGGTGTAATTATACCCTTTCCCTCCCCAAAGACAGAATGCCTGAAGGCTACAGGGCCTCTTCAACCCTTGTACCTTACCCCCTACGGAGCTTTCACTGCCCTGACTGGTGTGGATGTGTGTAATATATGTGCTCATATGACTGTGAGtgcatttttagtgtttttccaAAAGCATCTGAAATTTGTTTATCTTTGAATGAGAGTTCGTGTGGTGGattgagttatttttatgtgACAAGAAGTCAAGGAACTGGGAGAAACTGCAATTCATTGATTCCATCTTGTTCCACCGTGTCTTTAACAagtcctctccctccatcctcctcacGCTCCAACTTTACGTCTCACTCATCAAAGCTCTCGACATGCTGGAGACTCTTGTATCTCCCCGCGTCTTACTTCGCCTCTGACTGACAGTTCTCAGGAGAGTGAAAGTCGCATGAATGTGATAGCTATGTGAGACTGGGAGccaggtgtgtgagtgtgctaACATTGTTGCAAACCTAATTTCCACACTGTTTCTTTCCTCgtgcctgtgtgagtgtgttttcacAGGAGAGGGATTCTCTGAAGACCCTTATTCCGGGTGTCTCATGCCCCGGGCTCATGAGCACATCTGTTTATCAAGGCCTACTGGAGCCccttgtgtgtttgagtgtgtgtgtgtgtgtgtgtgtgtgtgtgtgtgtgtgtgactgaggtGTGGGTAAACAGCAAGGGTTGAAGGTGGCTGTAGTCTTTCTTCCTCCAGGTAATTTCTCACTACTAAGTCACTGTAGCGTTGGCGTCAGCGGGCAAGGTGCGTGTGTTGTAAGGGTATAAAATGGTTGTAGCACTAGCGGTTACGACAGTAGGTGAGTTGTTTGACACTTTGCCCGCTTCACTGGAGCTTTGAAGCCTTGCCattgtctcttcttcttttcttttcccctgCCATCCCTCTTTCCTTCCACCCCCCCTTTTCCCCCTGACAACTCTGCTGTCCCTCCATTTGTCCCCTGAGCTCTCACTGGTTTTTGGTCAAACAACTGACACAGGAACTCTgtctttccccctctctctgggGAGTGTTTCAAACTGGCAGCCGGGTCGCCGGGGTTAGAGTTCAGGGTCGCAACTTCTCACACACACCAGCATCTGAGTCAGCGCTGAAGATATTTGTttcacatacacaacacactcTGGGAGCGAGTCAGCACCACTGAAACACTAAACAGATGCATCCCCCACCATTTGCTCTGCAGGTAATCAGTAGTAAGTGTGCACACACTGGAATGTCACAACAGGGGGCTGCGGTTTGGACAATGTTCTCACATGGCACACTCATCAGATTTCCagtcacactctcacacacttttACTTTGAGGTGTACACGTAATACCCTATTAATCTGCTGTGGTATGGCAGATTCACACCTCCTTTCACACAGGCTGAGGAGCTGTCAGTGGTTCTAATGGGTTTAGCTGCTCACTAGTGGGATACTCTATTAGAGCCAATCTAATACACTGAAATGTCTTTCTATATTAGGTTCCAATGTAATCTACCTCCATTCTTCCTCTATCTCATATTCTTGCAGTAAGAAACCCAGCGGGAATTCTTCCTCCactacacacaaatacaatctGCAGTTCCTGCCAGGATTATCAATCCAAGCACTCAACTCTTCAGCTTCCACGGATTGCAAATATACATGTGCTTATACACGCGTGCATGATATAGTTAAGATGCCGAGAATCCCTTTGGCCCCTTTGCAGAATGAGAGGGTTTAAAATTGTCAACACTGCCGTTTCTCACTCATTCAATTCCAAACTTCTTCCCTCCCTTCATCCATCACTGTccactctctcctccctctgtctgcctctccttTATTCTTACTAAATCGtcccaccccccccctctccctaTCCTCTATTTTGTCCCCTCTCTTAACGTTGACATAATATACCAGAGCTCTTCATCCAGGCTAATTTCTCAACACAAATCCCTTTCTCCAGTTCACCCTTCTCTCACCCTGCATCCATGcccctactcctcctcctcctcctctccaccccCCCAAATCTTTTCACCCAGTTACCCTTTTTGTAGCCTCTCCATTCTGTCTGTGATGAATAGAAAAAGGCCAAACGGTATCATGCTTTGTTTAATATGTTGGGGGGTCACAGAGAGTtaatctgtgtctgtctgcctgagAGAGCCGGAGGGAACAAGTTCAGTGACTTCcaataatttacataaaatattcaataactttatatttgaaaaaaaaaaagttttgaattAATCGAGGCAAAACTAAATATCCTCAAATCCATCTGATTATTGCTAATTCCGACCTTCAGGGGGCGATGGTGGGCTATATGAGTGGACAGCAAAGCCAAGGTATGTCTGAAATGCTATGAATGAGCATAGTacaccacgcacacacacacacacatacacacacacacacacacacacacacacacacacatgcttgccCACTCATACTATGATAACGTTTGGCAAAAGTAGGCCTCTCTCAGGGCTAAGAGGTGCTCTGTCCTCCGGTGGAAATCTACTGAGGCAAAAACAGAGGAAGGTCTGTGAGAAAGAGGGGGACTGATGGAGAAAGGGGAGGGAGcggggagggagaggaagtcTGGACCACAGATAAGGAAGcgagaggaagagcagagaaaaaacagagatacATGGATTCTGtgaacggggggggggggctttcaCAGACCTGAAACGCAGATATTAAATACGTACTGCAGTTTGTAAACTGTACGTGGTCACTAATTCCCAGGTGCTGCTGTGTGCTATCATGTGTGAAGGTATGCAAGTACTTTATAAGCGTGTTAGGTAAGAGGACAGGAGTTACAAAAGCCTTTTGATATTGAAGCATTCATAACAAACTCAATGGAGATGTCCTGTGGTGCTTGTAATTGATTTTTTCTGATGTAGGATGAACCCCATCTGGGAGATTATGTCAGGACTGATCCACTGTGACAACTGCAGGTTTGTTTTGTAACTTATATACACCATAACACCATAACCCACCCACccagatatacacacacacacacacacacacacacacacacacacacacacacacacacacacacaggctataGAAGAAATAGAGTAATGAAATATATCCAAGTTACATAACAGGATCACAGaagcataaatatatatatatagaatatagCCAGCAGGATGATGGTTTTGTGTCTATGGGTCAGATGGTCAGATTACAAGCCGTCTGTAATctatgttagtgtgtgtgtgctctcattGTGGTGAGATTAGCGGCCAACAAACCAGACGGGACACAGGCTTGGGAGGGGTAAATAATGAGTGGAAAGAGAGggagcaaaatataaaatgttggaGTTGGAATTGAAGGGCAGGGAGGGGTGACGGGtatggggggaggggggggggggggtgacatCGACCACCTTCATTCACCCCATATTCATTCTCCAGCCTGCATGAACGTGTTGAGGCAGGCCCCCTCTGCTTCGAGGCAGACAGAGCCAGACACAGATGCACGTAAACAGAATATTACATTACACCAAAGTCCTGATAAAGATATTTGCGCAGATAGTGGGAAGCATCTCAGTCTGCTAGAGATGCAAGAAAGGTGCCAAATAATGAGATAACAGGCATAAAGGCGGCAGCGGAGTTCTGTGTTAATAGCATCCATATCTGTGCAGAAAATCTTGAATACACTTGAAGCTGAGAGAAGGAGATGGAGGGCTTAGGGCCAGCAGCCAGTCTGGGAGGAGATCCAGCTGttaaagagagggaaaggagtGAAGATGGGGAGAGGAACAGACAGGtacagacacacatagacagacacacacacatacacatacacagacacagacacacacacacacacaagaacacagcTGACAGAGTTGAGTATAGTAACAGCGGGGTGGAATGCTGGCTGTGGCTAATATTAACATCCAAGTCCTCCCTCTTGCCCCccagtgtgtgtaagtgtgagtCACACATTTATCATGTCTCGGTAAGGCTGCCTACGGTAACGGCCACTCCCTGTTTTACTCTGACGTGacggcgcacacacacagaaacaatcaagtctacaacaaaaaaataatatcacTTCCCGTTAAAAGTTGGGTAAGGGCAGCACAAGTTCaacctctctctgtcacacacacacactcataaagtCGACACAGGCAGAGACATGTAGTGTGAAAACAAGACTGGATCAGACTgagaaaaacagtatcatatccCTACAGGGTATAAAAGGAAGGATTAAGTCATAATCATTAGGTTGAACTGACAAGTTAGtgaaaccaaacacacaaaaacagacacacgtACAGTAAATTGTCTTTAGAGgaaaaacacacgcacacacctaaGCTACTGTCAGTACTTCACATCTCTATACTCCCCGACATGAATAGGCAGACTGCTGCCATCTGGTCAGTGTCCTCAACCTAAAGACAAATCACCCCTGCTTACAATCAGACCAAGAATCAATTAGCATCAATTATCCACAGCGCTCTGCCGTCAGCCACTGCTGATGGATCTATATAATCCTCTGAACAGGTGACTGATTGATCACTGGGGACAGTCTGAGGCAGGTGGGCTTTTAGTCAAGACAAGAGAGAAGatgggagaagagaggagaaaagaaagaaaagaaaagaagagaaggagggagttTGGGTTTGAGATTGAGCTGTAAAATGTGGCAAAAGAAATACAGTACGAGCAGATTATAGTTTCACTTTGGCTTTTAGCTGCCATTATTGTCCTCATGCAAATATCTCTGTTTCTGACTTTCTAAGGACatctatttttcttcttcttgtagcAGATAAAATAGAAGTAGAAGCACTTATAGCCATTTACTGAATCTATTTATTCACATGTTTGTGATGGCCAAGCTGTTAGTGATGTGTgaagtgtctgtctgtgtcagaGCCTATGTTTAGCCTTCTCGAAAAAGGGATTAGCATTATATTATGATTTTGCTTATTGTCCTTATGCAACTCCCATTTGACAGCAGAAATAGTCCAGAGCCAGATTAGGGACAGCAGACTGACAGTAGATCTGACTCTGTATTAGACCATCCCTTGTCCTCTTGCTCTCTCTGacatctttctgtctttatcagatttttttttttttttaggaactAAAACTTAGAGATCCAGTGTCACCTTTCACCCAGTCTCCTCTGGTTTTACACAACTCCCTTCCATCTCACCTGAACCAGAGTCCCTGCCCTCTTGTCTGAGGTGACTCAGGTGTAACTCAGGTGGGCCACTGAGTCACACATGGACTAACCCATGACACAAGCACTCCTCATGAGGACAGGACTTTCCATTAGACTCCTTATCCAATTATCAGGACAATTGTTTTCCTTGTTGGGGCTCCTTTTTTTAAAGCCCTGCGTCTATTGTCGTTGTTAAAGGGCAATTAGAGAGCCAGTAATGTAATCAAGACAAGACTAAAAAGGCCATAATGGCTTTTGCCCTTGTTTCGTCTCGGTGGCGGGTTTTAATCGACCTATCTCGGCAGCAGCAAGCAGGGACCCGTCCTTCTGTTTCAGATCGGTTATAAAATAATACTTCAAGCGCCGCTAAAAGCTCAATAAATCGCGCTGTGATATTGCGCGTCTGTCAAGCTCAATCGATTCCACTGAGTGGTCGGATAGCATTACATTTCTGAcctcaaaacaaaataatcagcattatgtgcctctctctctctctctctctctctctctctctctctctctctctgtgactcacacacacacacacacacacacacaaacacaaacacacacacacacacacacacacacgcgcgcttgcttgcttgcttgcttgcttgcccACTCTCCccaaatgagaaaaacacttttatagCCTACTGACAGAGTCTTGGTGGgatatcagtaataataataatagactAGTTTTTGCAtgacacactgcacacacaggTGCAGACCCTACAGACAGCGTCACTGGCCAAGTTGGTACTCGTCAGTCTATTTATTACTATTAGTGTAGCCAGtgtctgtgtctatgtgtgttgCGGTTAAATATAGTGGTgaatctgtccatctgtctgggCATCTGCTGCCCATCCTTTGCTTCTCCACACTGCTACTGTGCAGCCTGATACACTAAGCAGCAATCCTGTTAAGAGAGTTTAAACGTGGACCATACAAGGTTGACTTTAAAACCTCACGCGAACCCTTTAATTGTcacatgaatgaaaacaacaacagcttaGGTTAACAGAGTGAGCAGCCTCAGGGGCCTGAGGTAACTAAGAATATAGGATGAGACTTTACAGATGTcaaattttaagaaataaaacagttaaatgcACTCGAGACATCAGCAGaagcacacacagtcacacagacagCAGTGTATGGTTGACCCTTTACAACTACTCAAACAGACGCGCGCACAGATTATCACTTACTTTGGGTTTGAGCTGTTCCAGTAGACGCTGTGTCTCTCCGCAGAGGCGAACCAAGCGCAGATGCTCAGAGCCAAACACACCAGACGCACCAAATCCATAGCTCCTCTTCTCCACAGAAACAAGTTCAACTAGTAAGCGAGGATTAATGAAAGCCTCTCTAATTGACGATTTAAATGCGTAAATAGGCGCACGTTAACTAAACTCGAAGTTTTCTCTTCTACTGTAGTATTCGCAGCAATTTAAACAAGTGTAACACACCAAACGCTTGCAACTCTTGATTGAAATCACTGGAGCGCAACTTGTCTGTTTTGTCTAGCGTTGGCTCCACCCCTAGAGGTGACACCAACCAATAGCAGCGAGGCAGTGTGATtttccccccaccccctccctctcccccccgCCCATCGCAGGAGCTGGGAACGCGCCCTCCAGCTGCTCACTTTATACCaggaacacagaaaaacacaaaaacaaccccTCTACAGCCATAATAAGATCGAAGAAGCGTAAAAAAGACACATAAGTCAAACTGGAAGGTCAGCTgataagataaaaaagaaaacaatacattttaaacagtaaaaaagaaaagcaactgAAACAAATATCACCCACACAGTTTTTACAGCACAACTGGCGCATGTCAGATTTAAATCAGgtcaaaaaaatcagttaagaAAATGTAGAGAGATATGTACCACACAAGaaggaaatatatttttaaaccaTTTCCTTGAAGTAAAATTAAGTAAAGGTAGTAAAATCACACTATGAAAAAATTTGGAAAAAAGTCCTTCACTCAAAACATGCTGAAGTATTGGCAATATACTGTACGTAAAGTATCTATGGTCAAAGTACTCATTGTGCAGAATGTCCCCTCTGTGTTAAATTTGGATATTATTCAATTATCATTATTGCTGCGTTAACATAAGAACAGTATTTAAATGCTGTAGTTGGTCAaagtggagctaattttaactcCTTTATAAATGTTTGGCCAGCTGAATCTCTAGTAATGCATAAACAGATTCTATAAACTAATGATCTGAGTCTTAATCtaaaaagtaactagtaactgtAGCTTTGggaaaaaagtacaatattttcatctgaaaGTATAAAGTGGCATTAAACAGAAATACTCAGAGTCTACGCACCTAAAAATTGTACATATAGTTAATTTCATCAACTGAAAAATGGAGCTAATAATTATAGTGATTTAGAGTAGCAAATTTTTTACAGCCGTGCTGTTATGtaagtttttgttgtttctgtgtttttaagttGTTGTGTTGCAACACTGTAATGTGCTGTTGTTGAGCTGTGTTGCATTGTTTTGTGACATATTGTATGTTGCAAGTTGCTGGGTGATTATGATGCATTGTAATGCAGTTTGTCCAGCTGTATTTTTAGTATTGTGCTGAAATGCATTGTTTTGCAATGTTTGTTGGagtgcactgtaaaaaaaaatctgtctctctgcactaTTCTGCAAAAACCAATCATCTttataaacatactgtacatacactaAAGAGATCTTGGATCTGAATGCCTCTCTGATTGTGTTTCAGTCATTTGAGAACCCTCTGCAGAGGATGTGTGCACGTTCTTCCAGACTGCTGTTGTCTAGGCACGCTGGTGTAGCCTACTGATTATGTTTTTGTCAGATAGTAAAGAATTATTACTGTCTTATCAGTCTGCCTAATCTTGAAGTCTCCGCTTAGCCACACAGATGGAGTGGATAAAGTCCAGACCATGGGCAGTCAGCGGGATTGTGGCCCCAGCAGGAGAGGCCTTCCCTCGGGCAAGGATGGATCCCAGCCTGGATCGGCTGGCTCAGAGCCGCAGGGAAGCAGGAGGgggcattgtgtgtgtgtgtgtgtgtgtgtgtgcgtgtatacatttgtgtgtgtgcgtgtgtgtagacAATCTGAGTGTCTGACTGTCCCTAGGCTTGGCTGGGCAAGCACACACACGTCCTGGCACTCCGacagacaatcacacacacgcactctgACTGTAGATCCCGTAGGCAGTGGGGGGTTAATTACAGCTCAGGGTGATTTTCCATTCTATAACGTCTCCCCAAAACTAAGGGGAAAAAGGAGGGAATGGAGTAATGTTTGATAAAGTAAAATGGGTACAAGTGATCAATTTAACAAATTCTGACACTGTAATAAAAAATGCCAattcatgaaaaatgtgaagCCTCTGGATAATTTCATCTAAACAAGTGGCTATTCCTGTAATACTCAACTTCTTGTACTCTACAGACATTAGAAACTGCTTCAAACATATGTATTGATTTCCTCTGAGGAATGACTGAAATGCAAATACTTTTCCAGCAGCTCCAAAACTTGCCAATGATTCACAGCAACAGGATCCCCCAgttctcactcacacacaacacTACAGCAAGAGTGAATTTTCAAACTGTCCCCCGTTGCCAGCAGACTTCCGCTGCTCAAACATGGGATTTCCTCACAGTGCTGTTCATCTAACACATAACTGTGCAGCAAGACAGCAACACAAATTTAGAAATTCACAACCCACAAATACaccttctctctgctgctgcagccaagAATGGGCtctccattcacacacacatacaaacacacataaggCGTGTGGACGCAAACTGTATACATACtatacatgtacacaaacacactacacGCAAACAAACATGTACATCTTCTCTGTCAGCTCTTGTGACAGTGTTGTTGCCAGTAGAAACCACGGATGACTCTCAGGGTGAGATTTAATCCACCCACAGCCCATACAGACACATACCGACAGACAGGGAAGACCAGGGTTTCTGCCAAAGACAGTAAAGCAGCAACGGCGAGAGAGAAAACTTgatggctgaaaaaaaaaaaaaacctcagagaaaaatgttgtttgAGCCGATGGAAAGCTTGACAGTTCTAAAAGTGGATTAAAGGAAGTCGGGGGAAGACCTGACAGCCGTACAAACCTTTCAGGAAACCGGTTTGTTTATCTTCTAGGGACTTGTCTCCAGGCGTCACAGTATCTGCCACGAgttgttcaacatgttatgGAAATCCCACAATTACATAACGTGCGTAATtaagtaaaagaaaacacaaagagcatGTGGCACCACCTGTACCCGGCATTAtttgattttcctttttaatattcTCCATACCATTGCAAAAGCACAAAGTGTTCTGGCGAGTGAAGAgtcacatataaaacaaaaacagatggtgtcagagaaagaggagaagtaACAGTCCAGCTAGAATAAATGTTTTGATAAGAGGGGTTAGAGATATATGGGAGACAGCTATTAAAGAAAAAGACTTGAGTCCCTTTAGCCTATTAAAATTTCAATCTTGCTTCTTTCTTCCACTTCTTTCTCTCCACTCTCATCCTGTCGGCCCCAGGCAGGGATCAGAGCTGGTCAAGGATCTCTGTCTCGAGATTTGGAGAGGTTTCttcagacacgcacacacacacacacacacagaaatacgAAGCAAGAGAGCTTAATAGAgaggagagaataaaaacaaaatgaggtGGAGTGAAACTTTGGAAGAGGATACATGGAAATGTTGGGCGTCAGCCACATCGAAACATAACAAGGACCAAACAGGGatggagagaaacaaagacacatCTTAGTGGTggtttacatgtgtgtatgcTCTAAAGCAGACATGTGTTTGCTCGGGTTTTTATTGGAGTTGGAGAAGATGTGTAGGAGGGCGCTGATTCCCTGTTGCTGCATTAGAGAAGCACACTGTTATCCTGTTGATCACATTTCTGCCTCGCTCTTTGTCCTGACTTTATCACGTCATCACTCGTCTTGCCCCCGAGCCTCTGCCTCAGCTGTTGATGTACCATTCTCTTCTTCAGCCTCCCCCATAGAG
The sequence above is drawn from the Thunnus maccoyii chromosome 10, fThuMac1.1, whole genome shotgun sequence genome and encodes:
- the efna1b gene encoding ephrin-A1b, encoding MDLVRLVCLALSICAWFASAERHSVYWNSSNPNFLWDEYTVEVRINDYLDIICPHYAHGEVSSHAAERYVLYMVEKEDYEVCKPHSFDQLRWECSRPFAPHAPEKFSEKFQRFTPFTLGKEFKQGESYYYISKPMHHHGEDCLRLRVDVVGHKGSGKNHLDKSKAEETGKSLDGGKVKFPAAGGVHNPSNRLPADDPAVMEPNVQRSIGSSGTQLDSLSVVFTTISVLLSLMLH